The Oncorhynchus gorbuscha isolate QuinsamMale2020 ecotype Even-year linkage group LG06, OgorEven_v1.0, whole genome shotgun sequence sequence tggccaaatttcatatacacaaatgtaaatttacaaacagaaaaccacatttttgtaccctacaaaaagaaattgaactgtattttaagacggttaaatacttgcaagtatatgcatgtcccttaaggtccttgtgtaattgtaatgtgatattgtacaacctagctcgattgtctattgtttgtaatctatgtatgcttgtgttcccgcatgtgctttatgtattgattcgatattaataaaataaaaaataaaataaaaaataaaataaaaaataaaataaaaaataaaatataaaattaaataaaaaattaaataaaaaaccaCTGGCGGCCACTGGGTTTCCATATTTGGTAACGAGTTGAAACGGCAAGCGGATGTTTCACATTtgtacatccggtgaaatatctgtctcatctGTGGCACAAGACTGCATTCAAAACAAATCTCCCCTAAATCCCATTTTCCCATTACATGGTGGAGACTTGCGTTTgagcattttatttttatttttgttccagCTTCAAAAGGGGAATTTATTTGGCTACACACCACCATGAATGAATGGACAACAGGGGAGGGGTCAACGTTTCATACCTAAAATCATCCCCACCTATCGAGGCACAGGTGACAAGTGTAAAGTTTACTATTTATTTTCCCAAATTCATTTTTATATAGTTCAATTTTTATTAAGATTAGGCTAATAGCCCTAATataccttcgctctctctcccccgctactctctcctcttccatcctatcatctcttccctccgctcaaaccttctcccacctatctcctgattctgcctcctcaaccctcctctcctccctctctgcatcccttgactctctatgtcccctatcctccaggccggctcggtcctcccctcccgctccgtggctcgatgactcattgcgagctcacagaacagggctccgggcagccgagcggaaatggaggaaaactcgcctccctgcggacctggcatcctttcactccctcctctctacattttcctcctctgtctctgctgctaaagccactttctaccacgctaaattccaagcatctgcctctaaccctaggaagctctttgccaccttctcctccctcctgaatcctccgccccctcccccctcctccctctctgcagatgacttcgtcaaccattttgaaaagaaggtcgacaacatccgatcctcgtttgctaagtcaaacgacaccgctggttctgctcacactgccctaccctgtgctctgacctctttctcccctctctctccagatgaaatctcgcgtcttgtgacggccggccgcccaacaacctgcccgcttgaccctatcccctcctctcttctccagaccatttccggagaccttctcccttacctcacctcgctcatcaactcatccctgaccgttggctacgtcccttccgtcttcaagagagcgagagttgcaccccttctgaaaaaacctacactcgatccctccgatgtcaacaattacagaccagtatcccttcattcttttctctccaaaactcttgaacgtgccgtccttggccagctctcccgctatctctctctgaatgaccttcttgatccaaatcagtcaggtttcaagactagtcattcaactgagactgctctcctctgtatcacggaggcgctccgcactgctaaagctaactctctctcctctgctctcatccttctagatctatcggctgccttcgatactgtgaaccatcagatcctcctctccaccctctccgagttgggcatctccggcgcggcccacgcttggattgcgtcctacctgacaggtcgctcctaccaggtggcgtggcgagaatctgtctcctcaccacgcgctctcaccactggtgtccccagggctctgttcttggccctctcctattctcgctatacaccaagtcacttggctctgtcataacctcacatggtctctcttatcattgctatgcagacgacacacaattaatcttctcctttcccccttctgatgaccaggtggcgaatcgcatctctgcatgtctggcagacatatcagtgtggatgacggatcaccacctcaagctgaacctcggcaagacggagctgctcttcctcccggggaaggactgcccgttccatgatctcgccatcacggttgacaaatccattgtgtcctcctcccagagcgccaagaaccttggcgtgatcctggacaacaccctgtcgttctcaactaacatcaaggcggtggcccgttcctgtaggttcatgctctacaacatccgcagagtacgaccctgcttcacacaggaagcggcgcaggtcctaatccaggcacttgtcatctcccgtctggattactgcaactcgctgttggctgggctccctgcctgtgccattaaaccccttcaactcatccagaacgccgcagcccgtctggtgttcaaccttcccaagttctctcacgtcaccccgctcctccgttctctccactggcttccagttgaagctcgcatccgctacaagaccatggtgcttgcctacggagctgtgaggggaacggcacctcagtacctccaggctctgatcaggccctacacccaaacaagggcactgcgttcatccacctctggcctgctcgcctccctaccactgaggaagtacagctcccgctcagcccagtcaaaactgttcgctaccctggccccccaatggtggaacaaactccctcacgacgccaggacagcggagtcaatcaccaccttccggagacacctgaaaccccacctctttaaggaatacctaggataggttaagtaatccctctcaccccacccccctaagttctagatgcactattgttaagtgactgtcccactggatgtcataaggtgaatgcaccaatttgtaagtcgctctggataagagcgtctgctaaatgacctaaatgtaaatgtaaatgtatataaaaGGTATTGCAAACTTAGCCTATTATTGGCTCTGACGACATAGTATAGGAAAAACCAACATCTGGCTGTAAGTTTTGTTCATAATAAGGCCCACACACATTTACAATGCAGTAAAACTCAAATAGCTGCCTGTCTCTTTTAATAGCCGGAAACAGCACACATTCTAGCAAATAAAACTGTTTCAAATTAACACAGGGTCTAAATGAATTGTTTACGAGGTTACCATCAATGACCATGAATTGTTTACGAGGTTACCATCAATGACCATGAATTGTTTACGAGGTTACCATCAATGACCATGAATTGTTTACGAGGTTACCATCAATGACCATGAATTGTTTACGAGGTTACCATCAATGACCATGAATTGTTTACGAGGTTACCATCAATGACCATGAATTGTTTACGAGGTTACCATCAATGACCATGAATTGTTTACGAGGTTACCATCAATGACCATGAATTGTTTACGAGGTTACCATCAATGACCATGAATTGTTTACGAGGTTACCATCAATGACCATGAATTGTTTACGAGGTTACCATCAATGACCATGAATTGTTTATGACGTTTAATGTTTTCTCCCTTACATTAAATAATTCAGTAATGACTGGAAAAAATGATGTCTATCATCCATTTTTTTTAGCGCCAGTAAGAAACTGCTAGCTAGCAATTGGCTGCTAACAGCTAAGAACTGCGAGCTAACTGGCAAGCACAAAAACAGTCTACAACTTCGGGAATACAGAGTACAGAACCCCAGAAATAATTTGATTGCTCTCTAAATGGCAAAAGTAAGAACTGGCAAAAATACACAGTCAAAGAGGAGAATAATTATTATTGCTGGAAGGGAACGTTGGACTTAACGAATTAAAGGGGAACTGCACCCTCTGATTTGGCTTCAGTTTTGGGCTTGCTCCCATCGAGATAGATATAGGACTCATCGTTGTATCTGCGCCATTATGGCATATGTGGCAGCGCCATTAAGgcaatctccattttgaagtagtcaattttCTTATTCACGATTGGCTTATCCCTCCTGAtgatctgtttttttattttttattatttcacctttaaatgtaaaaaaaaaattaaaaccaTGCAGAGAAAAATTACAGAAAAAGAATACACAAGGAACACAATGAGTTATAAGTAAAAATATATTCTAAACTAAGTGTTTTGATAACTTTCAAATGTAGGAACAAGTCCATGTACAATAGACAACCCTTTAAATTATACCATGGAAGCAGTGTTCTGCTAATATAACaatgtggtgagggtaggtaataacatctccaccccgctgatcctcaacactggggccccaaaagggtgcgttctcagccctctcctgtacaccctgttcacccacgactgcgtggccatgcacgcctccaactcaatcatcaagtttgcagacgacactacagtggtaggcttgattaccaacaacgatgaaacggcctacagggaggaggtgagggccctcagagtgtggtgtcaagaaaataacctcacactcaatgtaaACAAAACAGTTGATtggagcagctctagcagggcaggttttcatcaaggatctctccttactttgctccatttatatatcaccgtagggatggtgccaggtttcttccgaCATgatgcttagcattcaggccaaagatttcaatcttggtttcatctgagcagagaatcctttaggtgccttttggcaaactccaagcgggctgtcatgtgcaaactccaagcgggctgtcatgtgccttttactgagaagtaaAAGGCATTCTACCAtaagtccttctggaaggttctcctatctccacagagaaactctggagttctgtcagggtgaccattgggttcttggtcacctacttgaccaaggcccttctcacccgaTTGCTCGGTTTGTCCGGGCGGCCAGTTCTAGGtagagtctttgtggttcaaaacttcttccatttaagaatgatggaggccactgtgtttttggggccCTACAATGCTCCAGAAATGTTTGCGTACCCTTCCCcacatctgtgcctcgacacaatcctgtctctgagctctacggacaattcctttgacctgtTAGGTTCTAATTTTGAGTAGATAACTCACGGATACTAGTGAAGCTTAACCAAGTTAAATTTTTCCCAATGGGTCGATACAGCTGTAATTCAGACAAAAAAACCTTttacacaagcactgatatttaaccctttctcctaggctgagtctcTTCCTCCACAACTGAACAGCCAATGCATCTGTGTTGCTagacagaaccttagtgatatctgttcttcctcacttcatctgacctgacctctacCCCAGTGCTCGCTCGTCCTCAACTCAAGGCTGTCATGGTTATTGAtaccagactgtgtctcttctcctcccaggggatccctgatggctaacaataacatatcctgacataatgtaaacgttatacattaccctctctccctcagtggcATTGTTAGTTTCTAAGCTATCCACCCGTCTCCCCTTATCAAATGCCTTCCACGTGTAATCTCTTCCCTGCACTCAACACATTCCAAGCTTAGttgcacacactatataccttcctcctataaccattagcttctggtgtagaccctctaaACCTTAGCACTCcatcagtgacatgaataagtatattttCATATTCTCAGAACTCAATAGACcgcatggctttgtttttgctctgacatgcactgtcaaatctgggaccttgtatagacaggtgtgtgcctttccgaatcatgtccaatcaattgaatttaccacaggtggactccaatcaagttgtagaaacatctcaaggatgatcaatggaaatatgatgcacctgagctcaatttcgagtctcataggaaagggtctgaatacttatgtaaataagatatttcaaaAAACCTGTTGTCACTTTCACAACCGGCTGGGatcgagagtcccatagggcggcgcagaATTGGTCCAGCGACGTcccggttaggggagggtttgactgtggtcggccgtcattgtaaataataatttgttatcATCCCGCACAGTAGGTGGCAGGATGTATATTACATTGTGCGATCGACAATATACCACAGaaaaataaaaagaagaagaaaaaagaagaagaagatgaagaagatgAAGAAAACAAAGATGGCAATTCAGGAAACTGTTAGCGGACGTTAGAGAAATTGTCACCTGGAACTCGATGAGTTGAGCGGCACAAAAACCTTTATTTTGATAAACGTCCCCTTCGATTTATTAACACCTGATTTTAATAACCAGAAACGAAACAAAATGCCTTCTCCTAAAACCAAAAACAGTGCAAATCGCAGCGCAGGTGGAAGCGCAGGTCTCAGTGGCAGCACCAACGGCAACGGACGCTACGAGTTCATGTCGCTGAACCGAACCCCTCCACCCACTCTCCTCCAACGGCAGGGTTCCGACCCAACCGCTGCAGCCAGACTGCGGGCATCTGAGAGCCCTACCCGGCGAAGGGGCTCCgggtcctccacctcctccaacaCAGGCATGCCCGAAGAGGATTGTATGCGGCTCAACCCTTCATTTATCGGGATAGCCCTCAGCTCCCTCCTCGCCATAGACCTGTGGCTTTCCAAGCGGCTGGGGGTGTGTGCCTGTGAAGACTCCTCCTGGGGCAGCATTAGACCATTGATGAAACTGATAGAGATTTCTGGACATGGAATACCATGGCTGGTCGGGACAGCCTACGGCCTGTACAAGGCTGACAGTGCAGCAGGACAGGAGGTTATGCTAAACCTCTTCATGGGTAAATATATCATCTTAATTGTATTATTCATAATGCCCTCATTCTAACAGGAAGCCTCCCATACATAGCCGGAAAGCTCCTATTATGTTGCCTCCATAGAATGCCTCCTCCTGTTCTTATTGTCATGCATCTCCATCCCCAGCCATTTTTACTGCTCACACACACGCTGACTCACCCTGCCAGGAAGGCGTGATACTCAACCTCTAAATAATGAAtgtctatgttggtgtttttATTAGATCTGTGGCTCGTCTACAGAaatattctgaaatggattcctCTCTTGGCTTTCTGTAGTAATGTTAGAACAGGTAGATGTATGCACATCCGTGCTATGCATCCACCCTGTTGTTTTTCACCCATCTCGTGCTTTCAGATGAATATCAGTACAGAGAAGTCTGATGCGATTAGGGAAGGAAAGGATTTGGCCCGCACCTCCTTTATCCTAATTAGCATGCATCCGTCCCCTCATCAACCCCAGTCCAGCCTTACAGCTGACACACCCACTATACACCAATTTCATCCTTCCCTCCACAATATTTTATGTCtttttcctttccttccttcggTGCCAGCTCCTTCTTACCTGTTACTGTCATCCCACTGTTCATCCTGGGCTCCACTGGTTTCTCTCCTCCACTGGTTTCTCTCCTCTTGAGGGAATATTTAGGAGATTATTGGGATTAGGCCTAGCTGAGTATTACAATAGATTGTTGTGCAGACACTGGTTGCCAAGCCAGACAGACACCTAGAACTCAGATGTCTGACTCGGGGActtcagtaaacacacacacacacacactcttctgatCCCAGATGCGTGCACACACACTGAGTAAACGTGTACGCACACACACTAACAATGCTAATGCTAGaaatacacgtacacacacatacaggggaGAGTAGGCAGAGAATTGTCATCTGGAGTTTTCCAGCTCTATAAACAGTCAGGCACTCTTGAAGAGACAGACAATCTCCCCTGTtgctgtgtagtagtagtggtggtggggaggcagaaagacagacagaaaaataaacagccagccagagagacagccagagagacagccagaggtccTCTGCAGTGTGCATGGGTTGTTCCACAtcaaaaagcacaagaaagaggATTTTGACAATCACCATCTgattgttctgaaatcgtttctgtagttagaaacggataagattagcattcctgaaacattattttgttgaaatataattagATCTCTAATTCGCTAATTAATTGCAATTTGGACCCCCAAAAATTCCTCAAAGACATGAGGAAATAGTCAAAAGCCGCCAAcgagtatacagtatcagttttCTGTGTTCgacaagtagtatggagctgcGGCTTGGAGTATTTTTCTGTAATGCATTTTCAGTGAATTTGGGGATATCCCCCCCCTGTTCAGAAAAATGTGGCATTCAAGTTGTCAGGTTTATGTTCCTTCCTGCATTCTAATATTACCAGGTTCAGACCACTAGATGGTACTGGTCCTGCTTTTAAGGGATAAAAGAAAATAATCCCACATCTTcaatgttaaagggatagttgacttaaattacatattggtttccttaatctgtcagcagtctatggacaaggtacgACAGCAACCCATGCTTTAAATGGTTTTGTTTACGTTGCCACTGTTTTAAAATGCAAACGTTTTTAGCATTTTTGGCACAAATCCAATGAAAATGCTGATATAGGTACCATGGACTAGCATTTAAAACAGCTAGgaaaacaaaaccaaagcatgggtTGCTGATGTCCCTTTTGggatttgggtgaactatccctttaacattgTGGGGATGCTTTAAATATCAGGATGTAGGATGGGACATAAATGAGTTGCTAGGTTTTTCTGAACAGGGGGGAAAATATCAAACTCACTGAGAATGTGTCACGtaggatgaagaaacaatactcagagaacacagagaagtgATATTGTATACTTGTTGTTGGCATTGGTATGGGGAGTTGTTGGCATTGGTATGGGCAGTTGTTGGCATTGGTATGGGGAGTCCATGGGTGTCTTTTGACCAACTCTTTGGAAtcctcatgtcttactcattgttTTTGTCCAAATTCatttaaaatggccaatttgggtcCAATCCAGCTTAATTTCAAATGATCAAATTATAGTTCAACAAAATTATAtttcaggaatgctaatcttatctgtTTTCAACTACAGAaatgatttcagaacaatctgagatgctGGGTGTCATGGTgtgctgaaatgacatggaatgaCCCTGCAGTATACGGGGTCTGATCAGTACAGTAGCAGCGTGTGCCGACTGAGTGGTAGTCAGTGGTAGTCTGTTGCTATGTGATGCAGCCAGAGGAGCTGCAGGAGCCAAAGACAGCTGCTCCTTTACAGCCCAGAGGAGGACACCTCTAAGATGAAGACcgcagctctctcctctctcccctctctctggcaAAAGgccaaaggtgtgtgtgtgtgtgtgtgtgtgtgtgtgtgtgtgtgtgtgtgtgtgtgtgtgtgtgtgtgtgtgtgtgtgtgtgtgtgtgtgtgtgtgtgtgtgtgtgtgtgtgtgtgtgtgtgtgtgtgagagactgcatgtgtgtctgtgtgtgggaagaGGTGAGGATCAAACCTGCTAGAATTAAGATGACTTTATTATTAGCCACAGCTTGTTCATGATCCCTTTACGGTTtgtaggatggagagagataacaCTCAATCAATCCACTTGTCCCAGGGGAAAAATAGTTGTCctagttattttttattttggtgGAAAGATAATGGTATATTATTAGTGTGTGCAAAGTGTTTTGCTGCTAATGCTGGATGTCTGTGTattcattagtgtgtgtgtgtatacatttgTTTGTTTTCCAACTGTGTGCTGGGTAGGCCTACTGTTTGCTGACTGTCTATCTCTTtcatctccctccccactctgcatcctctctctcctccctccctttttcACCACCCCTTACCcccaactctctcctccctccctttttcACCACCCCTTACCCCCcaactctctcctcacctccctttTTCACCACCCCTTACCcccaactctctcctccctccctttttcACCACCCCTTACCCCCAACTCTCTCCTCGCTCCCTTTTTCACCACCCCTTaccctccaactctctcctcacctccctttTTCACCACCCCTTACCcccaactctctcctccctccctttttcACCACCCCTTACCCCCCAACTCTCTCCTCGCTCCCTTTTTCACCACCCCTTACCCCcaactctctcctcacctccctttTCACCACCCCTTACCCcccaactctctcctccctccctttttcACCACCCCTTACCCCCAACTCTCTCCTCGCTCCCTTTTTCACCACCCCTTACCCTCCAACTCCTCACCTCCCTTTTTCACCACCCCTTACCcccaactctctcctccctcccttttcaCCACCCCTTACCcccaactctctcctccctccctttttcACCACCCCTTACCCCcaactctctcctcacctccctttTTCACCACCCCTTACCCCcaactctctcctcacctccctttTTCACCACCCCTTACCCCcccaactctctcctccctcccctcagctcTCATTATAGACCTGATCCTGGTTGGCATCGTGAAAGCTGTCGTCCGTCGGCGCCGCCCGTCCCACAACCGCATGGACATGTTCGCCACCTTCTCCGTGGACCGCTTCTCCTTCCCCTCGGGGCACGCCACCCGCGCAGCCATGTGTGCCCGTTTCCTGCTGGCCCACCTGGTCCTGGCCGCACCCCTCAGGGTGCTGGTGTtcttgtggtctggtctggtggggCTGAGCCGGGTGCTGCTGGGCAGACACAACGTGACCGACGTGCTGTTTGGCTTCCTAATGGGTTACTGGCAGTACAACCTGGTGGAAATGCTCTGGGTGTCATCACTGGGCCTTCAGGGGCTGCTGGGACTCATCCAggggtgaggatgaggaggaggaggagtggagattGAGGAGGGTTAAAGAGGGTGTGGTTGGTGGGAGACCCTGTCTCAATATGTTTGAAACATTGACTGATCCTGCCCCATACTGACACTGTGGTAACTCATCATATCAAGACTAACAACGGCAACAACAATGGCTGCCACCCACTAATCATCCATCCACATGGAACTGCAATCAGAAGCACCTACAGTAGGAGCAGGATGCTCCTCTACACTGCATCACAGCACTGCTGCAAAGACCTGGAACACTTTCCACTCTACTTTAATTCGCTGTTGAAAAAAAAAAGTGTGTGGAATATTAATGTTGTGTAATAAGCCGGGGGGGTAGTGTTACCCCCAATACAGTCTTCTGTTCTTCTTCCAGCTTTGGAGGTTTGGGGTTCTGCagtgatatgagagagagagagagagacgtgttcTTTTAGAGGGGAAAATGACAGCAATAGATTAAAACTTAAATTGATTATGGTGTCTGCGGGTCGCTCTGAAAAGAGCATATTTTATGGAGGATTAATTTTGTATTGACTTGTTTTAAAATGTTACGGTATGTAAGGCTGAAAATTGAATGGTTTGTCTTTTTTTATTTCCCACTGtgaaatatacactgaacaaaaatataaactcaacaatttcagtgattttactgagttacagttcatataaggaagttagtcaattgaaataaagtcattaggccctaatctatggatttcacatgactaggcaggggcgcagccatgggtgggcctgggtggGCCTGGGTGGGCATATGCCAGGGTTCCTTAACTGGCGGCAGGCGGAGACATTTTATCCGCGGGTGGTTTTATTTGTCCGCCTAAGTGTTCTGAGTAAAACATTTTTGAATTTACATTGTTGGatataaaagactgtaaaataaAAAGGAAATCAGCcccaagtgattttaattgaaGAAAtttgttcccaagtattcccacgcataatagagatgTGATGTTATACAAATGTAAGCACGGTTTGAAAcaattatgttttagtcaaacatatctgtttagtcaatttgcagtctacaaataatTTGTAATTGTGTTCTGACCATTCGCTTCAGGAAAAAAAACGACCCCCGGCTAAATCTAGTTGATGAACCCTGGCATAGGCTCACACACAAGGGAGCCAGGcccactcactggggagccaggcctagCCAATCAGAATATGTTTTTCCCCACGAAAGTGCTTCATTATgaacagaaatactcctcagtttcatcagctgtccagtgGCTGTTCTCCGattccacaggtgaagaagctgaatgtggaggtcctgggcaggccacatggtctgcggttgtgaagccggttggacgtactgccaaattctctcaaATGATGTtcgaggtggcttatggtagagaaattaacatttaattatctggcaacagctctggtggacattcctgcagtcatcatgccaattgcacgctccatcttgagatatctgtggcaatgtgttgtgtgacacaactgtacattttagtggccatttattgtccccagcacaaggtgcacctgtttaatgatcattctgtttaatcagcttcttgatatgccacacctgacaggtggatggattatcttggcaaaggagaaatcccCACTAATTGGGATGtaaacatttgtgcacaaaatttgagagaaataagctttgtgtgtatggaacatttctaggatgttttatttcagcttgtgaaacatgggaccaacactttacatgttgcatttatatttttgttcagtatacataccCTGAATGGGTTTTTGCGGGTCTTGAGAAATAATTCCAGTTTTCTACAGATTGCTGCATGCTCAATAATAATTACCTGGTGAGGATGGTTTAACCAGAGACAGCAGGCATGGTTTAACCAGAGACAGCAGGCATGGTTTAACCAGAGACAGCAGGCATGGTTTAACCAGAGACAGCAGGCATGGTTTTCACTCCAGATTAGGTTCCCCAACAACTTAACAGCAACGCTGACATCAAACCTGCAGTTGATTATTTCATGACCTTTTAATGTGTTAAACCTCTGGCTAGGCTGACCAGACCACATCATCTCTCCGTATCCATGACTACTGATACATAGTGATCCTCTTCATATCGGCATGGAGAGTTGAAGCTTTATGGT is a genomic window containing:
- the plpp6 gene encoding phospholipid phosphatase 6, producing the protein MPSPKTKNSANRSAGGSAGLSGSTNGNGRYEFMSLNRTPPPTLLQRQGSDPTAAARLRASESPTRRRGSGSSTSSNTGMPEEDCMRLNPSFIGIALSSLLAIDLWLSKRLGVCACEDSSWGSIRPLMKLIEISGHGIPWLVGTAYGLYKADSAAGQEVMLNLFMALIIDLILVGIVKAVVRRRRPSHNRMDMFATFSVDRFSFPSGHATRAAMCARFLLAHLVLAAPLRVLVFLWSGLVGLSRVLLGRHNVTDVLFGFLMGYWQYNLVEMLWVSSLGLQGLLGLIQG